One Prodigiosinella aquatilis DNA window includes the following coding sequences:
- a CDS encoding chlorinating enzyme, with translation MNKTLNLNEEQLANFHNNGFIGPITIYTPEEMAEMWNIIRRQLPNRSNAAYPADSYGAATNISNYDRHLDIQLLSQHITNPQIVAAVSSILGDDVLCWRTEFFPKYPGDEGTDWHQADTFANASGKPQILWPGETEEQFGKGTLTVWTAFTDATIENGCLEIMPGTHKKMNYDETKSMAYQTDIINALNKEGKNRGFFGYDYRNLQVDPNWKPNEEQAVPLEMKAGQCVIFWSTLMHASYPNISEKNYRMGFASRYAPSYVDIYPNTDQVSEYGGNIPLDKFGCVIVSGQNHNRNNRVVSHNLLGQPFTQLSTGA, from the coding sequence ATGAATAAAACACTAAACTTAAATGAAGAACAGTTGGCAAATTTTCATAACAATGGATTCATTGGTCCGATCACTATTTACACTCCAGAAGAAATGGCGGAAATGTGGAATATAATACGCCGTCAACTACCCAATCGTAGTAACGCAGCTTATCCTGCAGACTCTTATGGCGCGGCCACCAATATATCAAACTATGATCGCCACTTAGATATTCAACTACTCAGCCAGCATATTACCAATCCACAGATAGTGGCGGCCGTATCCAGTATTCTGGGTGACGATGTCTTGTGCTGGAGAACGGAGTTTTTCCCAAAATATCCAGGGGATGAAGGCACCGATTGGCATCAGGCAGACACCTTTGCCAACGCCAGCGGTAAACCACAAATCTTGTGGCCCGGTGAAACTGAAGAGCAGTTTGGTAAAGGAACACTAACAGTTTGGACCGCTTTTACCGATGCGACAATTGAAAATGGCTGTCTGGAAATCATGCCTGGCACTCACAAGAAAATGAACTATGACGAAACCAAGTCGATGGCTTACCAGACCGACATTATTAATGCTTTGAATAAAGAGGGAAAAAACCGTGGATTCTTTGGTTATGACTACCGGAATCTTCAAGTCGATCCAAACTGGAAACCAAATGAAGAACAAGCAGTCCCACTGGAAATGAAAGCGGGCCAATGCGTGATCTTCTGGTCAACACTTATGCACGCTTCTTATCCTAATATTTCCGAGAAAAACTATCGTATGGGCTTTGCATCCCGCTACGCACCAAGCTACGTCGATATTTATCCCAATACTGATCAGGTAAGTGAATACGGCGGGAATATCCCACTTGATAAGTTTGGCTGCGTAATTGTGTCTGGTCAAAATCACAACAGAAACAATCGTGTCGTGTCTCATAATTTGCTTGGTCAACCCTTTACCCAACTGTCAACTGGCGCGTAA
- a CDS encoding acyl carrier protein gives MNITNDTIKQDSQIKSKALKKYISWLEDILEQPISKDENFLDIGGHSMIAISLNERVKNEFGLSLSIERLYNTTLDEVFSSANYLSKEGC, from the coding sequence ATGAACATCACTAATGATACAATTAAACAAGATAGTCAAATTAAATCAAAAGCATTAAAAAAATATATATCTTGGTTAGAAGATATACTGGAGCAACCAATATCTAAGGATGAGAATTTTCTAGATATTGGTGGTCATTCTATGATTGCAATCTCATTGAACGAACGAGTTAAAAATGAATTTGGCCTTAGTCTTTCCATTGAAAGATTATATAACACAACGTTAGACGAAGTATTTTCATCTGCTAATTACCTTTCAAAAGAAGGATGTTAA
- a CDS encoding amino acid adenylation domain-containing protein encodes MATNLTPMEDHATLLHCFFDAATKYPERIAVKDCVKSVCYRDLQNQIINIGNYLRGQDIKTGDLIAVEFFPSVELIAALLAVQSVGAAYVPIDKKAPRERNQLILDDAQPALIISDTQTSLHPGFRSKDISDIINAKPTENSHDESTPDGIAYVIYTSGTTGRPKGVPVSHQSLRALFAATDSLYHFSEKDVVLMYHSYAFDFSVWEIWSALAYGATLLIPDEETRVMPEKLTRLIKNERVTILNQTPTAFSINAEKLCQLKPWELSLRFIIFGGERLNFQTLKNWNHHFGLSSPLLVNMYGITETTVHASWHIINESDLKRSESNIGKILPGFYYIIQPLGDHEWPDNSGELLLSGPQVTCGYLNIDNEESGKFVWLGNDGISHRYYCSGDIVQHNANNDLIYLGRCDQQVKIHGYRIEIGEIESILAQMESINDISVIATHSELHGHHLVCFFTSTTPAAEIIEKLKSMAKNLLPVYMRPALYRKIDIMPKTVNGKVDKNNIIYSLTGATYEHH; translated from the coding sequence AGCGTTTGTTACCGAGATCTACAAAACCAGATAATCAATATTGGCAACTATCTGCGTGGACAAGACATCAAAACAGGTGATCTTATCGCCGTTGAGTTTTTTCCGTCGGTTGAACTTATCGCAGCACTACTTGCGGTACAAAGTGTAGGAGCAGCCTATGTACCTATAGATAAAAAAGCCCCCAGAGAAAGAAATCAGCTGATACTTGACGATGCTCAACCAGCACTCATTATCAGTGATACACAAACGTCATTGCATCCCGGCTTTCGTAGCAAAGACATTAGCGACATCATTAATGCCAAACCGACAGAAAATAGTCACGATGAGTCGACTCCAGACGGAATTGCCTACGTGATTTACACCTCCGGCACGACTGGCAGACCGAAAGGGGTTCCCGTTTCCCATCAAAGCCTACGCGCACTATTTGCGGCAACAGACAGCCTCTACCACTTCAGTGAGAAAGATGTCGTATTGATGTATCACTCTTATGCATTCGATTTTTCAGTCTGGGAGATATGGTCAGCTCTTGCCTATGGCGCCACACTACTGATCCCGGATGAGGAAACCCGGGTGATGCCAGAGAAACTGACCAGACTCATTAAAAATGAGAGAGTCACGATTTTAAACCAAACTCCAACGGCTTTTTCCATCAATGCAGAAAAGCTTTGTCAGCTTAAGCCATGGGAGCTGTCGTTACGATTTATTATTTTTGGTGGGGAAAGACTCAATTTCCAGACATTAAAAAACTGGAATCATCATTTCGGTCTGTCTTCTCCGCTATTGGTTAATATGTATGGCATTACTGAAACCACAGTTCATGCCAGTTGGCACATAATAAATGAGAGTGATTTAAAACGGTCCGAATCTAACATCGGGAAAATACTCCCTGGGTTTTATTATATTATCCAACCACTTGGTGATCATGAATGGCCAGATAATAGCGGTGAACTTTTACTGTCTGGTCCTCAGGTCACCTGTGGATATCTAAATATTGATAATGAAGAAAGTGGCAAATTTGTATGGCTGGGAAATGATGGTATTTCACATCGATATTACTGTTCCGGAGATATTGTTCAACATAATGCCAATAATGATTTAATTTATTTGGGTCGCTGTGATCAACAAGTCAAAATTCATGGCTATCGTATAGAAATAGGCGAAATAGAATCAATCCTGGCCCAGATGGAAAGTATCAATGATATATCCGTTATCGCTACCCATTCTGAGTTGCACGGCCATCACTTAGTCTGTTTTTTTACTTCTACGACGCCAGCTGCCGAAATTATTGAAAAATTAAAGTCTATGGCAAAAAATCTATTACCGGTTTATATGCGTCCGGCACTCTATAGAAAAATAGACATTATGCCTAAAACAGTTAACGGGAAAGTTGATAAAAATAACATTATATACTCACTCACTGGAGCAACCTATGAACATCACTAA